In bacterium, a genomic segment contains:
- a CDS encoding acyl-CoA dehydrogenase, translating into MNVQPIPTLSDRINQVRMLTAEIVNREILPNEHMLWRWDREGFEKSDREKARTMRHEIQTKVKQAGLWAPHLPEEYGGCGLSFLEHAYMNEILAYSPGAASLFGVVAPNSGNQKILLKYGTEEQRQKWLVPLTEGKLESGFSMTEPDNAGSDPRSIKTTARKEGDQWVINGHKWFTSNGKRADFLIVMCRTDDPNAAGDKNAKMTQIIVPMDTPGVNVIRGVEVWGRKSDHCEIIYDDVRVPAENQLGQTGSGHAAAQDRLGAGRVYHCMNSVGSMWRAFDLMVERAMVREVHGGLLETKQFVQGWIAESFIDIQAARLMTINCAEKMDGGTDARTDISALKIFVPHVFSKVADRAIQVWGAAGVSGDLPLAAMYQGARTLRLADGPDEVHKILIAKNVLKQYHSGESWDFGN; encoded by the coding sequence ATGAACGTCCAGCCGATCCCCACGCTTTCGGATCGCATCAACCAGGTGCGCATGCTCACGGCCGAAATCGTGAATCGGGAGATCCTGCCGAACGAACACATGTTGTGGCGATGGGATCGGGAGGGCTTCGAAAAAAGCGATCGCGAGAAAGCCCGCACGATGCGCCACGAGATCCAGACGAAGGTGAAGCAGGCGGGCCTCTGGGCACCCCATCTGCCCGAAGAGTACGGCGGATGCGGACTCAGCTTCCTCGAACACGCCTACATGAACGAAATCCTGGCCTACAGCCCCGGTGCGGCATCGCTCTTCGGCGTGGTGGCACCCAACTCGGGCAACCAGAAGATCCTGCTCAAGTACGGGACGGAGGAGCAGCGACAGAAATGGCTCGTCCCGTTGACCGAGGGCAAGCTCGAAAGCGGCTTCTCGATGACCGAGCCGGACAACGCTGGCTCCGATCCCCGGTCGATCAAGACGACAGCTCGCAAAGAAGGCGACCAGTGGGTCATCAACGGCCACAAGTGGTTCACCTCGAACGGCAAGCGTGCTGACTTCCTGATCGTGATGTGCCGGACCGACGATCCGAATGCAGCCGGCGACAAGAACGCCAAGATGACGCAGATCATCGTTCCGATGGATACGCCGGGCGTGAATGTCATTCGGGGCGTCGAGGTCTGGGGCCGAAAGAGCGATCACTGCGAAATCATCTACGACGATGTGCGCGTGCCCGCGGAGAATCAGTTGGGCCAGACCGGCTCGGGCCACGCGGCCGCCCAGGATCGTCTAGGAGCGGGCCGTGTCTACCACTGCATGAACTCAGTGGGCTCGATGTGGCGCGCGTTCGACCTGATGGTCGAGCGCGCCATGGTGCGGGAAGTCCACGGAGGGCTTCTCGAAACCAAGCAGTTCGTTCAGGGCTGGATCGCCGAATCCTTCATCGATATCCAGGCAGCTCGCCTGATGACGATCAACTGTGCCGAGAAGATGGACGGCGGCACGGATGCCAGGACCGACATTTCGGCTCTCAAGATCTTCGTGCCGCATGTCTTCAGCAAGGTCGCGGATCGCGCCATCCAGGTCTGGGGCGCGGCAGGCGTCTCCGGCGATCTGCCCCTGGCGGCCATGTACCAGGGTGCGCGAACGTTGCGGCTGGCC